In one Methylobacterium sp. SyP6R genomic region, the following are encoded:
- a CDS encoding carboxymuconolactone decarboxylase family protein, producing MATVRLWSDAEAEGHPRVKAVFDDIRALRRSDFINNFWRALANQPALLERTWADLKQVMAADGALDPLTKELIYIAVSTANGCSYCIHSHTAAARAKGMTEAQYGELLAVIGMANTTNALVTGMQVPVDREFEV from the coding sequence ATGGCGACCGTGAGATTGTGGAGCGACGCGGAGGCGGAAGGCCATCCCCGCGTCAAGGCGGTGTTCGACGACATCCGGGCTTTGCGCCGCTCGGACTTCATCAACAATTTCTGGCGCGCGCTCGCCAACCAGCCGGCTTTGCTGGAGCGCACCTGGGCCGATCTGAAGCAGGTGATGGCCGCCGACGGCGCCCTCGACCCGCTGACCAAGGAGCTGATCTACATCGCGGTCTCGACCGCCAACGGGTGCAGCTACTGCATCCACTCCCACACCGCCGCCGCGCGCGCCAAGGGCATGACCGAGGCGCAGTACGGGGAGTTGCTGGCGGTGATCGGGATGGCGAACACCACCAACGCGCTCGTCACCGGGATGCAGGTGCCGGTGGATCGGGAGTTCGAGGTGTAG